The following are encoded in a window of Conger conger chromosome 19, fConCon1.1, whole genome shotgun sequence genomic DNA:
- the LOC133119300 gene encoding uncharacterized protein LOC133119300 — translation MKDREVGRSRQKSAEVGRSRQKSAEVGRSRQKSAEVGRSRQKSAEVGRSRQKSGRVFLLKSAILGSCPEALKTFRTEEVFPCENGTEYLHQKESFIITLGYSRRFPLRQESGAASALLVAWSRRSLAAHDPPHRVTLYQLEPSGLVPLCNDTAHAPRYLFTGLQGCGSYVACVERARGPSLLCLGTLTDPDVPANFRVTAWDSSSLTVGWDYPPSDRLASFLVTVFHTNGSGHVLEERRYRQEPDRRGFTVGPLSPCSRVRLGLQAECRGPGPAHPSTMALSDGNSGEPVVQQGRLQGPPLSLKGLRPGALYDLEVVPECPGGAEQGATAVLQFTTEEVPGDAPRNSPGAQSSGTTSERSAGPTTERLGLQVRLADHRMFLVVPWTIPSPLKDPAAESRVLLEGVIKHQLQSLLRKSWPRAEVQLISFEDYEKKTKTKIAFESFDVSSQNGVVSLLPKEQLQYFTSLNHPNITVTEEVLYWQDPDECVDSALNECGSHSLCINTLDSFTCVCQPGYYDLSPFLTPACHETGMFSRCQTGDVSGAVSKPFLLRHFGGNVTTVLNDGRCPLQETDKLYYYRMTSAPSLCGGETLLAVKATHVSLRNTMTVTLSSGSSITRRDLKVLWTCAYPLLHTSTAHTQPGLAWFSSHSVVQASSSRLLQLSMGLYSDASYASSHAYAGPVELPLSARLHIQVTLHSQDSLAFQMSLELEACWATETTDPLEERRAFYLKEGMAGLRGEGFRFRCSPCLTTPTSTSTASPAYAARTRTAPRTAAKAER, via the exons atgaaAGACAGAG AAGTCGGCAGAAGTCGGCAGAAGTCGGCAGAAGTCGGCAGAAGTCGGCAGAAGTCGGCAGAAGTCGGCAGAAGTCGGCAGAAGTCGGCAGAAGTCGGCAGAAGTCGGCAGAAGTCGGCAGAAGTCGGCAGAAGTCGGCAGAAGTCGGGCCGAGTGTTCTTGCTGAAGAGCGCGATTCTGGGCTCCTGTCCA gaagcgCTCAAGACTTTCCGGACAGAGGAAGTGTTTCCCTGTGAAAATGGCACAGAGTATCTCCATCAGAAGGAGAGCTTCATCATCACGCTTG GCTACTCCCGTCGCTTTCCCCTGAGGCAGGAGTCTGGGGCTGCCTCTGCGCTCCTGGTGGCCTGGAGCAGGAGATCCCTGGCGGCCCACGACCCCCCGCACAGAGTGACTTTGTACCAGCTGGAGCCGAGCGGCCTGGTGCCCTTGTGCAACGACACCGCACACGCGCCGCGCTACCTCTTCACCGGCCTGCAGGGGTGCGGGAGCTACGTGGCGTGTGTGGAGAGGGCGCGcggcccctccctcctgtgccTCGGCACGCTCACCG ATCCCGACGTGCCCGCAAACTTCCGGGTGACGGCGTGGGACAGCAGCAGCCTGACGGTGGGGTGGGACTATCCCCCGAGCGACCGGCTGGCCTCCTTCCTGGTCACCGTCTTCCACACGAACGGCTCCGGCCACgtcctggaggagaggaggtacaGGCAGGAGCCCGACCGGCGCGGGTTCACGGTGGGGCCTCTGTCGCCCTGCAGCAGGGTGCGGCTGGGCCTGCAGGCCGAGTGCCGGGGTCCGGGCCCCGCCCACCCCAGCACCATGGCCCTCAGCGACGGAAACTCTG GCGAGCCGGTCGTCCAGCAGGGCAGGCTTCAGGGCCCCCCCCTGTCTCTGAAGGGCCTGAGGCCTGGTGCCCTGTATGACCTGGAGGTGGTGCCAGAGTGCCCAGGGGGTGCAGAGCAGGGCGCCACAGCTGTGCTGCAGTTCACCACAGAAGAAGTCCCCGGCGACGCCCCCAGAAATTCCCCCGGAGCCCAATCCAGTGGCACCACCAGCGAACGCTCTGCAGGCCCAACCACAGAGCGGCTCG GACTGCAGGTCCGTCTTGCGGACCACAGGATGTTCCTTGTTGTGCCGTGGACAATTCCGTCACCGCTGAAAGATCCAGCTGCAGAGTCTCGGGTCCTGCTGGAGGGCGTTATTAAACACCAG CTGCAGAGCTTGCTGAGGAAATCCTGGCCGAGAGCCGAGGTGCAGCTGATCTCGTTTGAAGACTATGAAAAGAAAACGAAAACCAAAATCGCTTTTGAAAGCTTCGACGTTTCGAGCCAGAATGGGGTGGTGAGCCTGCTCCCAAAGGAGCAACTGCAGTACTTTACCTCGCTCAACCACCCCAACATCACGGTCACTGAGGAGGTCTTGTACTGGCAGG ACCCTGACGAGTGTGTCGACTCTGCCCTGAATGAGTGTGGCTCACACTCCCTCTGCATCAACACCCTGGACTCCTTCACCTGCGTGTGTCAGCCGGGTTACTATGACCTCAGCCCCTTCCTCACCCCAGCCTGCCACG AAACGGGGATGTTCTCGCGCTGCCAGACGGGCGACGTCTCGGGCGCCGTCTCAAAGCCTTTCCTCCTCCGGCACTTTGGCGGGAATGTGACCACTGTTCTCAATGACGGCCGCTGCCCACTCCAAGAGACGGACAAGTTGTATTACTACAGGATGACTAGCGCCCCCTCCCTGTGCGGAGGGGAAACGCTG CTAGCTGTGAAGGCAACTCATGTGTCTCTGAGGAACACTATGACCGTGACCCTGAGCAGTGGAAGCTCCATCACGCGGAGGGACCTGAAGGTGCTGTGGACCTGTGCCTACCCCCTGCTCCACACCTCCACCGCCCACACCCAGCCTGGCCTGGCATG GTTCTCCTCTCACAGCGTCGTGCAGGCCAGCTCCTCGCGCCTCCTGCAGCTCAGCATGGGCCTGTACAGCGACGCCTCCTACGCCTCCTCCCACGCCTACGCCGGCCCCGTGGAGCTGCCCCTCTCCGCGCGCCTGCACATCCAGGTGACCCTGCACTCCCAGGACAGCCTGGCCTTCCAAATGAGCCTGGAGCTGGAGGCCTGCTGGGCCACGGAGACCACCGACccgctggaggagaggagggcctTTTACCTGAAGGAagg GATGGCTGGCCTCAGAGGAGAAGGTTTTCGATTCAGATGTTCACCATGTCTGACCACGCCCACGTCTACCTCCACTGCCTCACCCGCATATGCAGCCCGGACGAGGACTGCACCACG AACTGCAGCGAAGGCCGAAAGGTGA